In Cloacibacterium caeni, a single window of DNA contains:
- a CDS encoding PspC domain-containing protein — MKTYQQNENQYYTGCRAKLTRDGDNRRIAGVCSGLGRYFGIDVSLVRVAWFLLAFFGIFSAGISTFMVVFVYFLLWLLLPKTRTIHYFEERK; from the coding sequence ATGAAAACTTATCAACAAAACGAAAACCAATATTACACTGGTTGTAGAGCAAAACTAACTCGCGATGGAGACAATAGAAGAATCGCTGGGGTTTGTTCAGGACTTGGAAGATATTTCGGGATAGATGTCTCTTTAGTAAGAGTTGCATGGTTCTTACTGGCATTCTTCGGAATATTTTCGGCGGGAATTTCTACGTTTATGGTCGTATTCGTCTATTTTTTACTTTGGTTACTTTTACCAAAAACGAGAACGATTCATTACTTCGAAGAAAGAAAATAG
- a CDS encoding PadR family transcriptional regulator — protein MNTENTKAQMRKGILEFCILSLINNKEMYVSDLIDELKKGKLDVVEGTLYPLLTRLKNGEFLAYRWEESTSGPPRKYYQITEKGKTFLAELQNTWNELTESVNQITKTS, from the coding sequence ATGAACACAGAAAATACCAAAGCGCAAATGCGAAAAGGAATTCTAGAGTTCTGTATTTTGAGCCTTATCAATAATAAAGAAATGTATGTTTCTGATTTAATAGACGAACTCAAAAAAGGAAAGCTAGATGTAGTAGAAGGAACTCTTTATCCGCTACTTACAAGATTGAAAAATGGAGAATTTCTTGCTTACAGATGGGAAGAATCTACCAGTGGACCGCCAAGAAAATACTACCAAATTACTGAAAAAGGAAAAACCTTTTTAGCAGAATTACAAAATACTTGGAATGAATTAACAGAATCTGTAAACCAAATCACCAAAACATCATAA
- a CDS encoding MarC family protein yields the protein MLESFSFKETLTCFMVLFAVIDILGSVPIIVSLRKQFGHIDAERASIVSGALMIVFLFVGKEMLKFIGIDVNSFAIAGALVIFIIALEMILGIEIHKVENVKAASIVPIAFPLVAGAGTLTTTLSLRAEFHVVNIILGILLNTILVYIVLKSANFLEEKIGDATLMIFKKVFGIILLAISIKLFTANFAQLFSTYVQF from the coding sequence ATGTTAGAATCGTTTTCTTTTAAAGAAACCTTGACTTGTTTTATGGTTTTGTTTGCAGTAATTGATATTTTAGGCTCTGTTCCTATTATTGTTTCTCTTAGAAAGCAATTCGGGCATATTGATGCAGAAAGAGCATCGATTGTTTCTGGAGCATTGATGATTGTTTTTCTTTTTGTAGGAAAAGAAATGCTAAAATTCATCGGGATAGACGTGAATTCGTTTGCGATTGCGGGAGCTTTGGTTATTTTTATTATTGCTTTGGAAATGATTTTGGGAATAGAAATTCACAAAGTAGAAAACGTGAAGGCTGCTTCTATCGTTCCGATTGCGTTTCCTTTAGTAGCCGGAGCTGGAACATTGACGACTACCTTATCACTTCGTGCAGAATTTCATGTAGTGAATATAATTTTAGGGATTTTGCTCAATACCATTTTGGTTTACATCGTTCTAAAATCTGCCAATTTCTTAGAAGAAAAAATAGGAGATGCTACGCTGATGATTTTCAAAAAAGTTTTTGGAATTATCCTTTTAGCGATTTCTATTAAATTATTTACCGCTAACTTTGCGCAGTTATTTTCTACTTACGTACAATTTTAA
- a CDS encoding 1-acyl-sn-glycerol-3-phosphate acyltransferase, producing MKKIIAKFILWVWGWKIVLEGPASNLDRCILVVAPHTANDEYILGNLAYWVLDKKLKVIIKDAHTKAWYGFIVKALGGVGIDRSQRNDLVNFVKNEFAKDDFSLVITPEGTRSFVNKWRKGFYHMAKESNVPIVIAAGDFKTKSIHLGKQISVEDIQTRSYESIMEELQEYYKKITPKYPEKWNPKIY from the coding sequence ATTAAGAAAATTATTGCAAAGTTTATCCTTTGGGTTTGGGGTTGGAAGATTGTGTTAGAAGGTCCCGCAAGCAATTTAGACCGTTGCATTTTAGTCGTAGCTCCACACACTGCCAATGATGAATACATTTTAGGAAATCTAGCTTATTGGGTTCTAGACAAGAAACTAAAAGTTATCATAAAAGATGCTCACACAAAGGCTTGGTACGGTTTTATCGTAAAAGCATTGGGAGGAGTTGGAATCGATAGAAGCCAAAGAAATGACTTGGTAAATTTTGTAAAAAATGAATTTGCAAAAGATGATTTCAGCTTAGTAATTACACCAGAAGGAACCAGAAGTTTTGTTAACAAATGGAGAAAAGGATTCTATCACATGGCAAAAGAATCAAACGTTCCTATCGTTATTGCTGCTGGAGATTTTAAAACCAAAAGTATTCATTTAGGAAAACAAATTTCAGTAGAAGACATTCAGACCAGAAGCTACGAAAGCATCATGGAAGAATTACAAGAATATTACAAAAAAATCACTCCAAAATATCCAGAAAAGTGGAATCCAAAAATCTACTAA
- a CDS encoding FAD-dependent oxidoreductase → MKILIVGGVAGGATAATRLRRLSEENEVIIFEKGQYVSFANCGLPYHISGTIDKRDALLLQTPESLKERYNLDVRVLTEVLSIYTVDKKVSVKNLQTGEIYLENYDKLLLAPGAEPIKPPFEGIDSDKIFTLRNIPDMDKIVAKTKNAQNFVVVGGGFIGLEVAENLIEAGKNVKLVELGNQVMAPVDFDIASFVHEKAKQKGLELLLNVGVEKFNDKGETIEVFLNNGTSLETDAVILAIGVKPETKLAIEAGLEIGETRGILVNEFMQTSNPDIYAVGDAIEVAHYINNKKVLIPLAWPANRQGRIVADNIVLGNQYKYTGSLGSSILKFFELSVASTGLNEKTLKRFGIPYKTAIVTRGHHAGYYPGAKNMVLKLIFDENGKIFGAQAVGEAGVDKRIDVIATAIKGNLTVYDLPEIEITYAPPFNSAKDPVNIAGYAAENILKGDLEMVNYDEFWDFVKENDAVILDVRTSKEFSGGAIEGAININVDDLRANLEKLDKNKMYAIYCQVGLRGYLANRIMRNNGFRAVNLNGGYNLWSKVQS, encoded by the coding sequence ATGAAAATACTAATTGTAGGAGGAGTTGCAGGAGGCGCAACAGCAGCAACCAGATTAAGAAGACTCTCAGAAGAAAACGAAGTCATAATTTTTGAAAAAGGACAATATGTAAGTTTTGCGAATTGCGGTTTGCCTTATCATATCAGCGGAACGATTGACAAGAGAGACGCTCTTTTATTACAAACACCAGAATCTCTTAAAGAAAGATACAACTTAGATGTAAGAGTTCTTACAGAAGTTTTATCTATTTATACAGTCGATAAAAAAGTTTCAGTAAAAAATTTACAAACTGGCGAAATTTACTTAGAAAACTACGACAAACTATTGCTTGCACCAGGTGCAGAACCTATAAAACCACCTTTTGAAGGAATTGATTCTGATAAAATTTTTACACTCAGAAATATTCCTGATATGGATAAAATTGTGGCAAAAACCAAAAATGCACAGAATTTTGTAGTTGTAGGTGGTGGTTTCATTGGTCTTGAAGTAGCAGAAAATCTCATTGAAGCAGGTAAGAATGTGAAGTTGGTAGAACTCGGTAACCAAGTAATGGCACCAGTAGATTTTGATATCGCAAGTTTCGTTCACGAAAAAGCCAAACAAAAAGGGCTTGAATTGTTGTTAAACGTTGGCGTAGAAAAATTCAATGACAAAGGCGAAACCATAGAAGTGTTCTTAAACAATGGAACTTCTTTAGAAACAGATGCGGTAATTCTTGCAATCGGTGTAAAACCCGAAACCAAATTAGCAATAGAAGCGGGTTTGGAAATCGGAGAAACTCGTGGAATTTTGGTGAACGAATTTATGCAAACCTCTAATCCTGATATTTATGCAGTTGGAGACGCAATAGAAGTAGCGCATTACATCAACAATAAAAAAGTGTTGATTCCTTTAGCTTGGCCAGCAAACAGACAAGGTAGAATAGTAGCTGACAATATCGTTCTAGGAAATCAATACAAATATACAGGAAGTTTGGGTTCTTCTATTTTGAAATTTTTCGAACTTTCTGTGGCTTCAACTGGACTCAATGAAAAAACATTAAAACGTTTCGGAATTCCTTATAAAACTGCCATTGTAACTCGCGGTCATCACGCGGGTTATTATCCTGGAGCAAAAAATATGGTTTTAAAACTTATTTTTGATGAAAACGGAAAAATCTTCGGGGCTCAAGCTGTTGGCGAAGCTGGAGTTGATAAAAGAATTGATGTAATTGCAACGGCTATCAAAGGAAATCTCACTGTTTATGATTTACCAGAAATTGAAATTACTTATGCTCCGCCTTTTAACTCTGCGAAAGATCCTGTAAACATAGCTGGTTATGCTGCGGAAAATATTTTGAAAGGGGATTTAGAAATGGTGAATTATGATGAATTTTGGGATTTTGTGAAAGAAAATGATGCGGTAATTTTAGATGTAAGAACTTCCAAAGAATTTTCAGGAGGCGCAATTGAAGGCGCAATAAATATTAACGTAGATGATTTACGAGCAAATCTCGAAAAATTAGATAAGAATAAAATGTATGCCATTTATTGCCAAGTTGGTTTGCGTGGTTATTTAGCCAATAGAATTATGAGAAATAACGGTTTTCGAGCCGTGAACTTAAACGGAGGGTACAATCTTTGGTCAAAAGTTCAATCATAG
- a CDS encoding tetratricopeptide repeat protein produces MLRKFFVHISLIFLGLVTVKAQESLNTLIFRGNRSFDKQKYGEAISTFSEAVKKNEKDFGAHYNLGNSLYKIKKYDEAIAEYQKAQKNTNNKDEKAASYYNEGNAHLQNGDGEKAVNAYKNALKYDPDNEAILKNLQIAKKKQKQKDNKQNQQNQQQNQQNNQNKNQDNNQNQQGDQNQENKNNNTKNQPNGNIGDQNKGKGNQGAEKQNQKNEPQNPNDPNKIPKDLQKLILQRSANQERETAKKLLNKNGYYSPESNTKDW; encoded by the coding sequence ATGTTGAGAAAGTTTTTTGTACATATTAGCTTAATTTTTCTTGGTCTCGTTACTGTTAAGGCTCAAGAAAGTTTAAACACCCTAATCTTCAGAGGAAACCGAAGCTTCGACAAACAAAAGTATGGCGAAGCTATTTCCACATTTTCGGAAGCGGTGAAAAAAAATGAAAAAGATTTTGGTGCGCATTATAATTTGGGCAATTCTTTGTATAAAATAAAAAAGTACGACGAAGCGATTGCCGAATATCAAAAAGCACAAAAAAACACCAACAATAAAGATGAAAAAGCTGCTTCTTATTACAACGAAGGAAATGCTCATCTTCAAAATGGTGATGGTGAAAAAGCAGTTAATGCTTATAAAAATGCACTGAAGTATGATCCAGATAATGAAGCGATTTTAAAAAATTTACAAATTGCCAAGAAGAAGCAAAAGCAAAAAGACAATAAACAAAATCAACAAAACCAACAGCAAAATCAACAAAATAACCAAAATAAAAACCAAGATAATAATCAAAATCAGCAAGGAGACCAAAATCAAGAAAATAAAAATAACAATACTAAAAATCAACCGAACGGTAATATAGGTGACCAAAATAAAGGGAAAGGAAATCAAGGAGCGGAAAAGCAAAACCAAAAAAACGAACCGCAAAATCCTAATGACCCGAATAAAATTCCTAAAGATTTGCAAAAATTGATTCTACAAAGAAGTGCAAATCAAGAAAGAGAAACCGCTAAAAAGTTACTCAATAAAAATGGTTACTATTCACCAGAAAGCAATACAAAAGACTGGTAA
- a CDS encoding PaaI family thioesterase, translating into MTNEEKLAQLNLWNKNTLMETLEIVFTDLGDDYLVGTMPVNSRVHQPLGLLHGGANIAFAESLGSCLSNILVAHEGKAAVGTNINSNHLKSKTEGTITGTARMIRKGQTLHFLEIEIKDENGSLLCHSTMTNMVINRKIEK; encoded by the coding sequence ATGACCAACGAAGAAAAATTAGCACAGCTCAACCTTTGGAATAAAAACACTTTAATGGAAACTTTAGAAATCGTTTTCACCGATTTGGGAGACGATTATTTGGTAGGAACTATGCCCGTAAATTCTAGAGTTCATCAACCATTAGGTTTATTGCATGGTGGTGCTAATATTGCATTTGCAGAAAGTTTAGGCTCATGTCTTTCTAATATTTTGGTAGCTCACGAAGGAAAAGCTGCTGTAGGAACCAATATCAATTCTAATCACCTGAAAAGCAAAACCGAAGGAACCATTACTGGAACGGCTAGAATGATTAGAAAAGGACAAACCCTCCATTTTCTGGAAATAGAAATAAAAGACGAAAACGGAAGTTTACTGTGTCATTCTACGATGACGAACATGGTAATTAACCGAAAAATAGAAAAGTAA
- a CDS encoding chorismate-binding protein: protein MKAIFRLPFDEKFILINHHEAARNVASFFPFTNGKTIHLKAKNLEVCTSEELKSSFFEVENFPDINAELNIPQHEEYLQKLEKAIEIIKQNNLPKLVISRPIAKEISSINLEETYQLLCKKYPNTLCYLLITDEEIWIGATPEILGKFNKKTHEFFTMSLAGTLPVDEEWSEKEIEEQKPVTHYISEILKKYVTLSEVEESETYNHISGNIKHLRTDFTAKIEDNRLEELIEELHPTPAVCGIPKEFCKEKIIEIEQYNREFYAGYIKIETEEEIYYFVNLRCAKIYKNQVIAFAGGGITALSSPEKEWRETELKSQAILHHLQ, encoded by the coding sequence ATGAAAGCTATTTTCAGATTACCTTTTGACGAAAAATTTATCCTGATAAATCATCATGAAGCTGCAAGAAATGTGGCTTCTTTTTTTCCTTTCACCAATGGGAAAACCATCCATTTAAAAGCAAAAAATCTAGAAGTTTGTACTTCAGAAGAACTCAAATCTTCTTTTTTTGAGGTAGAAAATTTTCCTGATATTAATGCTGAACTAAATATTCCTCAGCATGAAGAATATCTCCAAAAATTAGAAAAAGCGATTGAAATCATCAAGCAGAATAACTTACCAAAACTTGTTATTTCTAGACCTATTGCTAAAGAAATTTCTTCCATCAATTTAGAAGAAACATACCAACTGCTTTGCAAAAAATACCCAAATACGCTTTGTTATCTTCTCATTACTGATGAAGAAATTTGGATAGGTGCAACTCCTGAAATTTTGGGAAAATTCAATAAAAAAACACATGAATTTTTCACCATGAGTTTGGCAGGAACACTTCCAGTAGATGAAGAATGGAGCGAAAAAGAAATCGAAGAGCAGAAACCTGTTACCCATTATATTTCTGAAATTTTAAAAAAATATGTCACTCTGAGCGAGGTCGAAGAGTCTGAAACTTACAATCATATTTCGGGGAATATTAAGCATCTCAGAACTGATTTCACTGCTAAAATTGAAGATAATAGACTTGAAGAATTAATTGAAGAACTACACCCTACTCCTGCAGTCTGTGGAATTCCGAAGGAATTTTGCAAAGAAAAAATTATAGAAATCGAACAATATAACCGTGAATTTTACGCAGGTTACATTAAAATAGAAACCGAGGAAGAAATTTATTACTTTGTGAATCTTAGATGTGCAAAAATTTACAAAAATCAAGTAATCGCTTTTGCTGGTGGCGGAATTACGGCACTTTCTTCGCCAGAAAAAGAATGGCGAGAAACCGAACTAAAATCTCAAGCTATTCTTCATCATTTACAATAA
- a CDS encoding BatD family protein: MQKILNILFFVMSAISYGQVTVLTDVNTKEPKQNEPVVLTIVQEVVGENMEQQSPLRLPDLSKFDIVGSASEQNTFIDQKRGIRVNQIIYQLYLQPKVTGKVKIGSALLTVNGKIYKSEPFDILVKETSRAETEYLSKDVYLNVEVQDKEVYENQPTVAVLRAYSKNYDNFRKLENIKFPQQNNARIKPISYKKQDIENINGEMASQVIAMFIIFPEEAGNVEIEPVSAMVKTPEISKIISNKVKINVKTLPKDSPENFKNAVGKFQVSIKEIAKTEPLEVNKPIDVLVKISGLGNLDEDKLPKLIESKDYTFFKPQIISKLSTNKEGVKGSITAKYVVIPKHEGKINISTEPFSFFNPELNQYIDLGVKSIVLNVLNSAQIAAQKSTIDIVDDYTANVLNSVPLPVIEKEKHTQSYRFNFKNLFSGLAVLVMGTFLFFLWIRPKKKALVTVENKPITTIREEEEKIKNLLKPGFEANLEYLKILISNRDYSAFFATYEELQQDAEQHIQQKFGMGLKAFLENYKGSQFTEDFRNLEQQISIEKYSPIHDDSHLEELYNSITAMYSEIME; this comes from the coding sequence ATGCAAAAAATTCTCAACATATTATTTTTTGTAATGTCTGCAATTTCTTACGGACAAGTTACCGTTTTGACTGATGTCAACACCAAAGAACCGAAGCAAAATGAACCCGTTGTTCTCACCATTGTACAAGAAGTGGTAGGCGAAAACATGGAACAGCAGAGTCCGCTTCGTCTTCCTGATTTATCAAAATTCGATATTGTAGGAAGTGCTTCCGAACAAAATACTTTCATTGACCAAAAAAGAGGAATTAGAGTAAACCAAATCATTTATCAATTATATCTTCAGCCAAAAGTTACGGGAAAAGTGAAAATTGGCTCGGCTTTACTTACCGTAAATGGTAAAATTTATAAATCAGAACCTTTTGACATTTTGGTGAAAGAAACGTCACGAGCAGAAACCGAATATCTTTCTAAAGATGTGTATCTGAATGTAGAAGTTCAAGACAAGGAAGTTTATGAAAATCAGCCAACTGTAGCGGTTTTGAGAGCTTATAGCAAGAATTATGATAACTTCAGAAAGTTAGAGAATATAAAATTTCCGCAGCAAAATAATGCGAGAATTAAGCCTATCAGTTACAAAAAACAAGACATAGAAAATATAAATGGCGAAATGGCTTCGCAAGTGATTGCTATGTTTATTATTTTCCCAGAAGAAGCTGGTAATGTAGAAATAGAGCCAGTTTCGGCAATGGTGAAAACGCCAGAAATCAGTAAAATTATTTCGAATAAGGTTAAAATTAATGTAAAAACTTTGCCGAAAGATTCTCCAGAGAATTTTAAAAATGCGGTAGGGAAATTTCAGGTTTCCATTAAAGAAATTGCAAAAACAGAACCTCTGGAAGTAAACAAACCGATTGACGTTTTGGTGAAAATTTCAGGTTTAGGAAATTTAGACGAAGATAAATTGCCGAAATTAATAGAATCTAAAGATTACACTTTTTTCAAACCTCAGATTATAAGCAAATTATCTACCAATAAAGAAGGAGTGAAAGGTTCAATTACTGCAAAATATGTGGTGATTCCTAAACATGAAGGTAAAATCAATATTTCTACTGAACCGTTTTCGTTTTTTAATCCAGAACTGAATCAGTACATTGATTTGGGGGTGAAAAGTATTGTGTTGAATGTCCTAAATTCAGCTCAAATTGCGGCACAGAAATCAACGATTGACATTGTAGATGATTATACTGCTAATGTTTTAAACAGTGTTCCTTTACCTGTTATCGAAAAAGAAAAACACACACAGTCTTACCGTTTTAATTTTAAAAATTTATTCTCTGGTTTGGCAGTGCTTGTAATGGGAACTTTCCTTTTCTTCTTGTGGATTAGACCTAAGAAAAAAGCTCTAGTTACTGTAGAAAATAAACCAATAACTACGATTAGAGAAGAAGAAGAAAAAATTAAAAATCTTCTAAAACCAGGCTTTGAAGCGAATTTAGAATATCTGAAAATACTCATTTCTAATAGAGACTATTCAGCATTTTTTGCTACTTATGAAGAATTGCAACAAGATGCAGAACAGCATATTCAGCAAAAATTTGGAATGGGATTGAAAGCATTTTTAGAAAATTACAAAGGTTCTCAGTTCACCGAAGATTTCAGAAATTTAGAACAACAAATTTCAATAGAAAAATACTCGCCTATTCATGACGACTCTCATTTAGAAGAGCTTTACAACTCTATAACTGCGATGTATTCTGAAATTATGGAATAA
- a CDS encoding IS3 family transposase (programmed frameshift) has protein sequence MGKSKYSVDFKLKAIKRYHKGDIGTDDLGKRIGVCGSLVRKWIKFYELYGVSGLVRLSNTHYTKDFKLKILSVIEKENLSLKEASRRFNIPAESSILSWQRNYKKNGILGLENRPKGRPKTMSNYKRKKKKTGKPLTREEELLERIYYLEAENAILKKFRRLNSGKEKSKAIEELRQDFDLAVLLHCTSMARSSFYYYQKRFQMKDKYAEIKEMIKQIYHRHKGRLGYRRITLLLKEKGILINHKTVLRLMKILGLKSIIRVKKYKSYKGEQGKIAPNVLQRNFKSDTPNQKWATDVTEFNVSGNKLYLSPIIDLFNGEIVSFDLSERPVFSQIIRMLKKSFRKVKSTQNIILHSDQGWQYQMKHYQNLLKEKGIIQSMSRKGNCLDNAVIENFFGTIKSEMFYARKFGSIQELKMEIVKYIHYYNNDRIRLNLKGKSPVQYRTLSFENIV, from the exons ATGGGGAAAAGTAAATATTCAGTAGACTTTAAATTAAAAGCTATAAAGAGATATCACAAAGGGGATATTGGAACAGACGATTTAGGAAAACGTATTGGAGTTTGTGGTTCCTTGGTTCGTAAATGGATAAAATTTTATGAACTTTATGGCGTTTCAGGACTTGTTCGGCTTTCCAATACGCATTACACAAAAGATTTTAAATTAAAGATTTTATCAGTAATTGAGAAAGAGAATTTAAGTTTAAAAGAAGCGTCGAGAAGGTTTAATATTCCTGCGGAGTCCAGTATTCTTAGTTGGCAGCGTAATTACAAAAAAAATGGTATTTTAGGTTTAGAAAACAGACCCAAAGGAAGACCTAAAACCATGAGTAATTACAAGCGAAAAAAAAAGAAAACAGGCAAACCCTTAACAAGGGAGGAAGAACTGTTGGAGAGGATTTATTATTTAGAAGCCGAGAACGCCATTTTAAAAAAGT TTAGACGCCTTAATTCAGGAAAGGAAAAATCCAAAGCCATCGAAGAGTTAAGGCAGGACTTTGATTTAGCAGTACTACTGCATTGTACATCGATGGCAAGAAGCAGTTTTTATTACTATCAAAAACGCTTTCAAATGAAAGATAAATATGCGGAAATAAAAGAAATGATTAAGCAGATTTATCATCGTCACAAAGGAAGGTTGGGCTATAGAAGAATTACTTTGCTTTTGAAAGAAAAAGGAATTTTGATTAATCACAAAACTGTTTTACGACTTATGAAAATATTAGGTTTAAAGAGTATTATCCGAGTGAAGAAATATAAATCTTACAAGGGAGAGCAAGGGAAAATTGCGCCCAATGTTCTACAGAGGAATTTCAAATCGGACACTCCTAATCAGAAATGGGCAACCGATGTTACAGAGTTTAATGTATCGGGTAATAAACTTTATCTATCTCCAATCATCGATTTATTTAATGGTGAAATTGTCAGTTTTGACTTATCTGAAAGACCTGTGTTTAGCCAAATCATCAGAATGCTAAAGAAATCATTCAGAAAAGTAAAATCTACACAAAACATCATTCTACATTCTGATCAAGGTTGGCAATATCAAATGAAACATTACCAAAACTTGTTAAAAGAAAAAGGTATTATTCAAAGTATGTCCCGAAAAGGAAACTGTTTGGACAATGCGGTGATAGAAAACTTTTTTGGAACGATAAAATCAGAAATGTTTTATGCCAGAAAGTTTGGTTCCATTCAGGAACTTAAGATGGAAATAGTGAAGTACATTCACTATTACAACAATGATAGAATAAGACTCAATCTCAAAGGAAAGAGTCCGGTACAGTACCGAACTCTTTCCTTTGAAAATATTGTTTAA
- a CDS encoding PspC domain-containing protein codes for MNKTLSIGLAGFSFVIEEHAYIKLSDYLAALRSSLEESEADEIMHDIEIRIVEILKDNMGKREVVNDDDIEKVIAQIGKPEVIEEQEEAYFSDKTANKKSRPSFSSAQQKQLFRDPENMKLAGVCSGLAAYFGMDVTWMRVIWFGVAFLGLFTAGISTSLIIFLYVVFWIILPKAETAADFLKMKGKPLNFDNLKEESSNIVKFANESTAKVGEMYNEAKPVVTSAGSGLLNVLRVLFGAIFAFLALGAIIGLFFFFNLFGNPDFPGVSKMNFLFDDGGMKYILSSLIVLGTLFPAVLFSLISIKLLSPKTKLRNLGYVLGGLFLAIVLLGTYFGVNMAKIDMSYKGDKEETENISINVQPTDSLIIDKKQVNIPANYTAYDDDIFSDKKMVFEEDYPNVEVVRNANITQPYLIIKKYAEGYNKPLELNVPVEVVGNKILLPNFVSYPYQYRFRHYSVDYELVVPKDMKVAKGNEHLNVNGDLNANGIDDDDENNNNKNGDIVIEKNKININGTTIEYDSENADSVIINGKKYPKKVADSILEKDIKNINSLKDLENLKNLNISIKDGDSKIEINTKK; via the coding sequence ATGAACAAAACATTATCAATAGGACTTGCTGGTTTTTCTTTCGTAATAGAAGAACACGCATACATAAAACTGAGTGACTACCTCGCTGCACTGAGAAGTTCTCTAGAGGAATCAGAAGCAGACGAAATTATGCATGATATCGAAATTAGAATTGTAGAAATTCTAAAAGATAACATGGGAAAAAGAGAAGTGGTAAATGATGATGATATAGAAAAAGTAATTGCCCAAATTGGTAAACCAGAAGTTATAGAAGAGCAAGAAGAAGCTTATTTTTCTGATAAAACTGCCAATAAAAAATCAAGACCTTCATTTTCTTCGGCACAGCAAAAACAACTGTTCCGTGATCCAGAAAATATGAAATTAGCAGGTGTTTGCTCTGGTCTGGCTGCCTATTTCGGGATGGATGTAACTTGGATGAGAGTAATTTGGTTTGGTGTAGCATTTTTAGGATTGTTCACCGCTGGAATCTCTACTAGTCTTATCATTTTCTTATATGTAGTTTTTTGGATTATCCTTCCAAAAGCAGAAACGGCAGCAGATTTTCTTAAAATGAAAGGTAAACCCTTGAATTTTGACAACTTAAAAGAAGAATCTAGCAATATCGTAAAATTTGCCAATGAATCTACTGCAAAAGTGGGTGAAATGTACAATGAAGCTAAACCTGTAGTAACTTCTGCTGGTAGCGGATTGCTAAACGTTTTAAGAGTTCTTTTCGGTGCTATTTTCGCTTTCTTAGCACTTGGAGCAATCATCGGTTTATTCTTCTTTTTCAATTTATTTGGAAATCCAGATTTTCCTGGTGTAAGCAAAATGAACTTCTTATTTGACGATGGCGGAATGAAATATATCCTTTCTTCTCTGATTGTATTAGGAACATTATTTCCTGCGGTTCTTTTCAGCTTAATCAGCATCAAATTATTATCTCCTAAAACTAAATTAAGAAATTTAGGATATGTATTGGGTGGTTTATTCTTAGCAATTGTGCTTTTAGGAACTTATTTCGGAGTAAACATGGCAAAAATAGATATGTCTTATAAAGGCGACAAAGAAGAAACCGAAAATATTTCTATCAATGTTCAGCCAACTGATAGCCTTATCATTGACAAAAAACAAGTAAACATTCCAGCGAATTATACTGCTTATGATGATGATATTTTCTCTGACAAGAAAATGGTTTTCGAAGAAGATTATCCAAACGTAGAAGTCGTAAGAAATGCTAATATTACTCAGCCGTACCTCATCATCAAAAAATATGCGGAAGGTTACAACAAACCTCTAGAACTTAATGTTCCTGTAGAAGTGGTAGGCAACAAAATTTTATTGCCAAATTTCGTAAGTTATCCTTACCAATACAGATTCAGACATTACAGTGTAGATTATGAATTGGTAGTTCCGAAAGACATGAAAGTTGCAAAAGGAAACGAACATCTGAATGTAAACGGTGACCTTAATGCAAACGGAATAGATGATGACGATGAAAATAACAACAATAAAAATGGAGATATCGTTATCGAAAAAAATAAAATCAATATCAACGGAACTACGATAGAATACGATTCTGAAAATGCTGACAGTGTAATTATAAACGGAAAAAAATATCCTAAAAAAGTTGCAGACAGCATTTTAGAAAAAGACATCAAAAATATTAACAGTCTAAAAGATTTAGAAAATTTAAAAAACCTTAATATTTCAATTAAAGATGGTGATTCTAAAATAGAAATTAACACCAAGAAATAA